A genomic window from Serinus canaria isolate serCan28SL12 chromosome 4A, serCan2020, whole genome shotgun sequence includes:
- the RAB41 gene encoding ras-related protein Rab-41 isoform X3 → MTVLTILTRQPLELISCPKQCTWRTARSGCSCGTQPARRGSSFPAPSVTLLWLSLSLTSQVRLQLWDTAGQERFRSLIPSYIRDSTIAVVVYDITNLNSFQQTSKWIDDVRTERGSDVIIMLVGNKTDLADKRQITTEEGEQRAKELNVMFIETSAKTGYNVKQLFRRVAAALPGMDSTPEKSKEDMIDIKLEKPPEQPVTESGCSC, encoded by the exons ATGACAGTTTTGACAATACTTACCAG GCAACCATTGGAATTGATTTCCTGTCCAAAACAATGTACCTGGAGGACCGCACG atcaggctgcagctgtgggacacagcCGGCCAGGAGAGGTtcctcattcccagctccatccgTGACTCTGCTGTGGCTCTCATTGTCTTTGACATCACAA GTGcggctgcagctctgggacacGGCGGGGCAGGAGCGGTTCCGCAGCCTCATCCCCAGCTACATCCGTGACTCCACCATCGCCGTCGTGGTGTATGATATCACAA ACTTGAATTCTTTCCAGCAAACCTCCAAGTGGATTGATGATGTCAGGACAGAGCGAGGCAGTGATGTCATCATCATGTTGGTGGGGAACAAAACCGACCTGGCAGACAAGAG GCAAATCACCACAGAGGAAGGGGAACAGAGAGCCAAAGAGCTGAATGTGATGTTCATTGAGACCAGTGCAAAGACTGGCTACAATGTGAAACAG cttttccGCCGTGTGGCTGCTGCCTTACCTGGGATGGACAGCACaccagagaagagcaaagaaGACA
- the RAB41 gene encoding ras-related protein Rab-41 isoform X2, which yields MTVLTILTRQPLELISCPKQCTWRTARSGCSCGTQPARRGSSFPAPSVTLLWLSLSLTSQQVRLQLWDTAGQERFRSLIPSYIRDSTIAVVVYDITNLNSFQQTSKWIDDVRTERGSDVIIMLVGNKTDLADKRQITTEEGEQRAKELNVMFIETSAKTGYNVKQLFRRVAAALPGMDSTPEKSKEDMIDIKLEKPPEQPVTESGCSC from the exons ATGACAGTTTTGACAATACTTACCAG GCAACCATTGGAATTGATTTCCTGTCCAAAACAATGTACCTGGAGGACCGCACG atcaggctgcagctgtgggacacagcCGGCCAGGAGAGGTtcctcattcccagctccatccgTGACTCTGCTGTGGCTCTCATTGTCTTTGACATCACAA CAGGTGcggctgcagctctgggacacGGCGGGGCAGGAGCGGTTCCGCAGCCTCATCCCCAGCTACATCCGTGACTCCACCATCGCCGTCGTGGTGTATGATATCACAA ACTTGAATTCTTTCCAGCAAACCTCCAAGTGGATTGATGATGTCAGGACAGAGCGAGGCAGTGATGTCATCATCATGTTGGTGGGGAACAAAACCGACCTGGCAGACAAGAG GCAAATCACCACAGAGGAAGGGGAACAGAGAGCCAAAGAGCTGAATGTGATGTTCATTGAGACCAGTGCAAAGACTGGCTACAATGTGAAACAG cttttccGCCGTGTGGCTGCTGCCTTACCTGGGATGGACAGCACaccagagaagagcaaagaaGACA
- the RAB41 gene encoding ras-related protein Rab-41 isoform X1, giving the protein MSAPGSGGDFGNPLRKFKLVFLGEQSVGKTSLITRFMYDSFDNTYQATIGIDFLSKTMYLEDRTVRLQLWDTAGQERFRSLIPSYIRDSTIAVVVYDITNLNSFQQTSKWIDDVRTERGSDVIIMLVGNKTDLADKRQITTEEGEQRAKELNVMFIETSAKTGYNVKQLFRRVAAALPGMDSTPEKSKEDMIDIKLEKPPEQPVTESGCSC; this is encoded by the exons ATGTCCGCGCCCGGCAGCGGCGGCGACTTCGGGAACCCGCTCAGGAAGTTCAAGCTCGTCTTCCTGGGCGAGCAGAGCG TTGGGAAGACCTCCCTGATCACCAGGTTTATGTATGACAGTTTTGACAATACTTACCAG GCAACCATTGGAATTGATTTCCTGTCCAAAACAATGTACCTGGAGGACCGCACG GTGcggctgcagctctgggacacGGCGGGGCAGGAGCGGTTCCGCAGCCTCATCCCCAGCTACATCCGTGACTCCACCATCGCCGTCGTGGTGTATGATATCACAA ACTTGAATTCTTTCCAGCAAACCTCCAAGTGGATTGATGATGTCAGGACAGAGCGAGGCAGTGATGTCATCATCATGTTGGTGGGGAACAAAACCGACCTGGCAGACAAGAG GCAAATCACCACAGAGGAAGGGGAACAGAGAGCCAAAGAGCTGAATGTGATGTTCATTGAGACCAGTGCAAAGACTGGCTACAATGTGAAACAG cttttccGCCGTGTGGCTGCTGCCTTACCTGGGATGGACAGCACaccagagaagagcaaagaaGACA
- the ARR3 gene encoding arrestin-C has protein sequence MADGSKVFKKTSPNSKLSLYLGKRDYVDNVDSVESVDGVCLIDPEYLKDRKVYVTLTCAFRYGRDDLDVIGLTFRKDIYVLTTQLYPPVPDQAPKTLTPLQEKLMKKLGENAYPFTFEIATNLPCSITLQPGPDDVGKACGVDFEVKGFCAENLEEKIHKRNSVRLIIRKVQFAPLQTGPAPRAETTRQFMMSDKPLHLEASLDREIYYHGDPINVTVNINNTTNKVVKKIKISVDQITDVVLYSLDKYTKTVCTEEINETVAANSTFSKTYAVTPLLSSNRQKRGLALDGKLKHEDTNLASTTILRPGMDKEVLGILVSYKVKVNLVVSRGGILGDLTASDVGVEMPVILMHPKPDDSKPRSEEDIVIEEFARQKLKGEKDDEDEKEEAEKEES, from the exons ATGGCAGATGGATCAAA GGTTTTCAAGAAGACCAGCCCCAACAGCAAG ctctccctgtACCTGGGGAAGAGAGACTATGTGGATAATGTGGACTCAGTGGAATCTGTTG ATGGTGTCTGCCTGATCGACCCGGAGTACCTAAAGGACAGAAAAG TGTATGTGACGCTGACCTGCGCCTTCCGCTACGGCCGCGATGACCTCGACGTGATCGGCCTGACCTTCAGGAAGGACATCTACGTGCTGACCACCCAGCTGTACCCACCTGTGCCAGACCAGGCCCCCAAAACCCTCACTCctctgcaggagaagctgatgAAGAAGCTTGGGGAGAACGCCTACCCCTTCACCTTCGAG ATTGCCACCAACTTGCCCTGCTCCATCACTCTCCAGCCTGGGCCAGATGATGTGGGAAAG GCCTGTGGCGTGGACTTTGAGGTCAAAGGATTTTGTGCTGAAAATCTGGAGGAGAAAATTCACAAGAG GAACTCCGTGCGCCTCATCATCCGCAAGGTCCAGTTCGCCCCGCTGCAGACGGGGCCGGCCCCGAGAGCCGAGACCACCCGGCAGTTCATGATGTCAGACAAGCCTCTGCACCTCGAAGCTTCCCTGGACAGGGAG ATCTACTACCATGGAGACCCCATCAATGTGACCGTCAACATCAACAACACCACCAACAAGgttgtgaaaaaaattaagatctcAG TGGATCAGATCACAGACGTGGTTCTGTATTCTCTGGACAAGTACACGAAGACTGTGTGTACCGAGGAGATAAA TGAGACTGTGGCTGCCAATTCCACCTTCTCCAAAACGTATGCGGTGACCCCCCTGCTCTCCTCAAACCGCCAGAAGCGAGGCCTCGCTCTCGATGGCAAACTCAAGCATGAGGACACCAACCTGGCCTCCACCACCAT CCTGAGACCTGGCATGGACAAGGAGGTGCTGGGCATCCTGGTGTCCTACAAAGTGAAGGTCAACCTGGTGGTGTCCCGAGGAGG catccTGGGGGATCTCACTGCCAG tgATGTTGGGGTGGAGATGCCCGTCATCCTCATGCACCCGAAGCCTGATGACT CTAAGCCAAG GAG CGAGGAGGACATTGTCATCGAGGAATTTGCTCGCCAGAAGCTCAAGGGAGAGAAGGATGATGAAGACGAGAAGGAGGAAGCTGAGAAAGAGGAGAGCTAA
- the LOC103816565 gene encoding LOW QUALITY PROTEIN: phosphatidylinositol 3,4,5-trisphosphate 5-phosphatase 2-like (The sequence of the model RefSeq protein was modified relative to this genomic sequence to represent the inferred CDS: inserted 4 bases in 3 codons), with product MAAARWYHRDISQVVAEELLAKTGRDGSFLVRDSESVKGAYALCLLFQRHVYTYRILPDEEGLLSVQTIQGIQAKCFRTLPDLIGAYQHPNNGLVAPLLHPVHRPRPEEDSDGEDARGWGHTVSCPGAPRSSRTHIPQQLHQRLQEQVHCSPASDFMGFMAEYLTHHVHDLEALCHGHPQLRHFSTALATACRALHSEIDFTLAGLETLARVFDSPVSPRSPAREQGFLNSDPDLELLLNKISTVNHLLSSLEKKVLKSLQETVTRHNLALPSVAMAPLPAARPLAEQNFEVKVGKSQRAALTVDVESGTVTVTKRGSGSPEEVIPQDKILQLIKYQSVQSKVRLVCARESQKSLSRDFIFPNARKREAFCQLLQLMKIQHSNLDEPEIISVYVGTWNMGSTPPPRSLASWLTSRGLGRTQDETTACIPHDIYVIGTQENSLGDREWVEFLCASLKTLMAIDYRVVTAGTAXAPGRPGGLGTSSHRPTAPPPPQISPGKILCPTASTSAVPRSQGHADLPVCPAPSXLAVGQDGGQAGXTPAPPQVALQCLWSIKIVVLVKPEHQRRISHVHTSSVKTGIANTLGNKGAVGVSFLFNGTSFGFVNCHLASGSEKTHRRNQNYSDILHSLALGDKRLGGFDLTLRFTHLFWFGDLNYRLDMDVQDILTHIVKKEFQALLVVDQLNMEREKNKVFLRFSEGDISFPPTYRYERGTRDTYVWQKSKPTGMRINVPSWCDRILWKSHPETHVVCNSYGCTDDIVTSDHSPVFATFEVGVTSQFVPKEAPGSGPEALACIEWESIEVILKTTSHSKCYIEFHSYCLEEVQRSGENTFQNCDIPGFLKLGWSSKHLPVLNPILPDLEYLGDQHLLLSIKGVESCESYGECCLALRSAISTTAQQFETFLFHRGEETGSVRGWMRVRVPRGRSGTRERLYEWISFEEEDAEPAAEPPTCPKPPPQRLRSRPRSLPEPATGYTNPAYFIFEGVPNAWLPAPGEAPRKQAEGPAGGQRCRSPAGRRVPLPSEEESWCGRPRCGPLSPSPGHPLSPPRAGHHKRPKSAVLTRDALGLGDCSLYLATHLSQLEQVSPQCRGDRQELPRRQTQHALEPPPRPSREAPRPLGKRGAFGALDLEAQPAPPADLQPARM from the exons ATGGCGGCAGCACGGTGGTACCACCGCGACATCAGCCAGGTGGTGGccgaggagctgctggccaagACTGGGCGGGACGGCTCCTTCCTGGTGCGGGACAGCGAGTCGGTGAAGGGGGCATATGCCCTGTGCCTCCT GTTCCAGAGGCACGTCTACACCTACCGCATCCTCCCCGATGAGGAGGGGCTGCTCTCCGTGCAG aCCATCCAGGGCATCCAAGCCAAGTGTTTCCGCACCCTCCCCGACCTGATCGGTGCCTACCAGCACCCCAACAACGGGCTGGTGGCCCCCCTGCTGCACCCTGTGCACCGCCCGCGGCCGGAGGAGGACTCGG ACGGGGAAGATGCCCGAGGCTGGGGGCACACAGTGTCGTGTCCCGGCGCTCCCCGCTCCAGCCGAACCCACATCCCGCAGCAGCTGcaccagaggctgcaggagcaggtccACTGCAG CCCGGCCAGTGACTTCATGGGCTTCATGGCCGAGTACCTGACCCACCACGTGCACGACCTGGAGGCTCTGTGCCACGGGCACCCTCAGCTGCGGCACTTCAGCACCGCGCTCGCCACTGCCTGTCGGGCACTGCACAG cGAGATCGACTTCACGCTGGCGGGTCTGGAGACTCTGGCCAGGGTGTTCGactcccctgtgtccccacgCAGCCCGGCCAGGGAGCAG GGCTTCCTGAACAGCGACCcagacctggagctgctcctcaaCAAGATCTCCACTGTCAACCACCTCCTCTCTTCGCTGGAGAAGAAG GTGCTGAAGTCACTGCAGGAGACGGTGACAAGGCACAACCTGGCATTGCCCAGCGTGGCCATGGCccccctgccagctgccaggcCCCTGGCCGAGCAGAACTTCGAG GTGAAGGTGGGCAAGTCACAGCGTGCGGCCCTGACGGTGGATGTGGAGTCGGGGACCGTGACTGTCACCAAGCGAGGCAGTGGGTCCCCAGAGGAGGTGATCCCACAGGATAAAA TCCTGCAGCTGATCAAATACCAGAGTGTGCAGAGCAAGGTGAGGCTGGTGTGTGCCCGTGAGAGCCAGAAGAGCCTGAGCAGGGACTTCATCTTCCCCAACGCGCGG AAGCGAGAGGCTTtttgccagctgctgcagctgatgaAGATCCAGCATTCCAACCTGGATGAGCCTGAGATCATCTCGGTCTATGTCGGGACATGGAATATGG GCAGCACGCCCCCACCCCGCTCCCTGGCCTCCTGGCTGACCTCGAGGGGCTTGGGGCGCACACAGGACGAGACCACAGCCTGCATCCCCCACGACATCTACGTCATCGGCACCCAGGAGAACTCCCTGGGCGACCGCGAGTGGGTTGAATTCCTCTGCGCCTCCCTCAAGACCCTCATGGCCATCGACTACCGAGTGGTAACGgcgggcacagc agcccctggcaggcCTGGGGGGCTGGGAACCAGCAGCCATCGCCCTACAGctcctcccccaccccaaatcAGCCCAGGGAAGATCCTGTGCCCCACAGCCTCCACgagtgctgtccccaggagtCAGGGTCATGCTGACCTACCTGTGTGTCCAGCCCCAT tcctggctgtggggcaggatgGGGGGCAGGCAG TGACCCCTGCCCCACCACAGGtggccctgcagtgcctgtggaGCATCAAGATCGTGGTGCTGGTGAAGCCAGAGCACCAGCGGCGCATCAGCCACGTCCACACCTCCAGCGTGAAAACTGGGATTGCCAACACGCTGG ggaacAAGGGAGCTGTGGGCGTCTCCTTCCTTTTCAATGGGACGTCCTTCGGCTTCGTCAACTGCCACCTGGCCTCTGGCAGCGAGAAAACCCACAG gCGTAACCAGAACTACAGTGACATCCTGCActccctggccctgggggaCAAACGTCTGGGGGGCTTCGACCTCACCCTGCGCTTCACCCACCTCTTCTGGTTCGGGGACCTCAACTACCGCCTGGACATGGATGTGCAG gacaTCCTCACCCACATCGTCAAGAAGGAGTTTCAAGCCCTCCTGGTTGTTGACCAGCTCAACATGGAGCGGGAGAAGAACAAGGTGTTCCTACGGTTCA GTGAGGGTGAcatctccttccctcccacGTACCGGTACGAGCGGGGCACCCGGGACACCTACGTGTGGCAGAAGTCCAAGCCCACAGGG ATGAGGATCAATGTGCCCTCGTGGTGTGACCGCATCCTGTGGAAGTCACACCCAGAGACCCACGTGGTCTGTAACTCCTACG GCTGCACCGATGACATCGTGACCAGTGATCACTCACCTGTCTTTGCCACCTTTGAGGTGGGAGTGACGTCGCAGTTTGTGCCCAAGGAGG CTCCTGGCTCTGGCCCAGAGGCACTGGCCTGCATTGAGTGGGAGAGCATTGAGGTGATCCTGAAAACCACCAGCCACAGCAAGTGCTACATCGAGTTCCACTCCTACTGCCTGGAGG AGGTGCAGCGGAGCGGGGAGAACACCTTCCAGAACTGTGACATCCCTGGGTTCCTCAAGCTGGGCTGGTCCTCCAAGCATCTGCCTGTG CTGAACCCCATCCTGCCTGACCTGGAGTACCTGGGGGACCAGCACCTGCTCCTCAGCATCAAGGGCGTGGAGAGCTGCGAGTCCTACG GCGAGTGCTGCCTCGCCCTGAGGTCAGCGATCAGCACCACGGCTCAGCAGTTCGAGACGTTCCTGTTCCACCGTGGGGAGGAGACAGGCTCCGTGCGCGGCTGGATGCGGGTCCGGGTCCCCCGGGGCCGGAGCGGCACCCGCGAGAGGCTCTACG AGTGGATCAGCtttgaggaggaggatgctgagcCGGCGGCAGAGCCCCCGACGTGTCCCAAGCCACCCCCGCAGCGCCTCAG GAGCCGCCCCCGCAGCCTCCCGGAGCCGGCCACGGGCTACACCAACCCTGCCTACTTCATCTTCGAGGGAGTGCCCAACGCGTGGCTCCCGGCCCCCGGAGAAGCCCCCAGGAAACAGGCAGAGGGCCCGGCCGGGGGCCAGCGCTGCCGGAGCCCCGCTGGACGGCGAGTCCCGTTGCCCTCAGAGGAGGAGTCGTGGTGTGGCCGGCCCCGCTGTGGGCCACTGAGCCCGTCCCCTGGGCATCCCCTCAGCCCCCCGAGAGCGGGCCACCACAAGAGACCCAAGTCGGCTGTCCTGACGAGGGATGCGCTGGGGCTGGGCGACTGCTCGCTGTATCTGGCCACTCACCTgagccagctggagcaggtgtCCCCGCAGTGCAggggggacaggcaggagctccCACGGCGGCAGACACAGCACGCCTTGGAGCCGCCACCGCGGCCCTCTCGGGAGGCGCCGAGGCCGCTCGGGAAGCGGGGAGCGTTCGGTGCCTTGGACCTGGAGGCTCAGCCTGCTCCTCCCGCCGACCTGCAGCCTGCCAGGATGTAG
- the P2RY4 gene encoding P2Y purinoceptor 4: MATSVRMFPVSLWTLTPAPWPGGNTTAAPEAKCVFDEEFKFILLPISYSIVFVVGLPLNSWALWMFISRMRPWNATTTYMVNLALSDMLYVLSLPTLVYYYADRNNWPFGTGLCKIVRFLFYANLYSSILFLTCISVHRYVGICHPIRSLKWVKTKHARIICVAAWLVVIICLIPNLIFVTTSSKGNTTLCHDTTKPEEFDHYVHYSSSIMALLFGVPFLVIVLCYCLMAKRLCKPSFSSPSLRMPSYKRRSIKMIIVVLTVFAICFVPFHITRTLYYTSRYFQADCRTLNIINFSYKITRPLASINSCLDPILYFMAGDKYRGRLRRGATQRLQSVPTLDLALVSPFADSLTDGSHMASVTRGTGTAHSGGGC, from the coding sequence ATGGCCACTTCAGTGAGGATGTTCCCAGTTTCCCTGTGGACACTGACGCCGGCTCCCTGGCCAGGGGGgaacaccacagcagcacctgaggCTAAGTGTGTCTTCGACGAAGAGTTCAAGTTCATCCTGCTGCCCATCTCCTACAGCATCGTCTTTGTGGTGGGGCTGCCCCTCAACTCCTGGGCCCTGTGGATGTTCATCTCCCGGATGAGGCCCTGGAATGCCACCACTACCTACATGGTCAACCTGGCCCTCTCAGACATGCTCTAcgtcctgtccctgcccaccctggtCTATTATTACGCCGATCGCAACAATTGGCCCTTCGGGACAGGGCTGTGCAAGATCGTGCGCTTCCTCTTCTATGCCAACCTCTACAGCAGCATCCTCTTCCTCACCTGCATCAGCGTGCACCGCTACGTGGGCATCTGCCACCCCATCCGCTCCCTCAAGTGGGTGAAGACCAAGCACGCCCGCATCATCTGCGTGGCTGCCTGGCTCGTGGTCATCATCTGCCTCATCCCCAACCTCATCTTCGTCACCACCAGCTCCAAGGGCAACACCACCCTATGCCACGACACCACCAAGCCCGAGGAGTTTGACCACTATGTGCACTACAGCTCCTCCATCATGGCCCTGCTCTTTGGGGTGCCCTTCCTGGTCATTGTGCTGTGCTACTGCCTGATGGCCAAGCGGCTCTGCAAGcccagcttctccagccccagcctccgCATGCCCTCCTACAAGAGGCGCTCCATCAAGATGATCATCGTGGTGCTCACTGTCTTTGCTATCTGCTTCGTGCCCTTCCACATCACCCGCACCCTCTACTACACCTCCCGCTACTTCCAGGCTGACTGCAGGACCCTCAACATCATCAACTTCAGCTACAAGATCACGCGGCCACTGGCCAGCATCAACAGCTGCCTCGACCCCATCCTGTACTTCATGGCCGGGGACAAGTACCGGGGCCGGCTGCGCCGCGGGGCCACCCAGCGCCTCCAGTCTGTGCCCACGCTGGACCTGGCCCTGGTGTCACCCTTCGCAGACAGCCTCACAGATGGCAGCCACATGGCCAGTGTCACCCGAGGGACCGGGACCGCACACAGCGGGGGCGGGTGCTGA